From Methanococcus maripaludis, the proteins below share one genomic window:
- the cfbE gene encoding coenzyme F430 synthase: MLIIDINHGALDLAVEYKKSGKVPVIWDIYGKVERDKNFKEENKNILSKFKIISKKETPNFLKYNEVIAPVHCPIDVKFKTFHEAVSEIISKKYPKTVEKMITVTGVKGKTTTTELLKHILSEKYSVFCHNSSDGSITPVNVLNILNKLNEEKKLQIYDFLIFEISLGIVSSNYSILTNILENYSIAGGRRQASIKIDSLKNSKIVFVNEDLKNRFEICHKNLNVVKNAKIISKYPLKFNYSKNDFEFNESVFGSHFIENSIFAIELCSYFMGFEEIKNSLKSFEIKNRMNVEKKNNYQIVKNINPGLDLKAIDYAIFDFLNLFETGTIIVGGDIGCTCEEINIKKLADLIKKYNKKGVKFLLSGSVGKNLKEIINLEFVDINNYAVEENTLVIYRSKLC, translated from the coding sequence ATGTTAATCATTGATATTAACCATGGTGCTTTAGATTTGGCAGTAGAATATAAAAAATCAGGGAAAGTTCCTGTAATTTGGGATATTTATGGTAAGGTGGAACGAGACAAAAATTTTAAAGAAGAAAATAAAAATATTTTATCAAAATTTAAAATAATTTCAAAAAAAGAAACGCCCAATTTTTTAAAATATAACGAAGTTATTGCACCAGTTCACTGTCCAATAGACGTTAAATTTAAAACTTTTCACGAAGCAGTTTCTGAAATTATATCAAAAAAGTACCCGAAAACCGTTGAAAAAATGATAACTGTAACGGGTGTTAAGGGAAAAACTACAACTACTGAACTTTTAAAACATATTTTATCCGAAAAATATAGCGTTTTCTGCCATAATAGTAGCGATGGTTCAATTACGCCAGTAAATGTTTTAAATATATTAAATAAACTAAATGAAGAAAAAAAACTTCAAATTTACGATTTTTTGATATTTGAGATTTCTTTAGGAATCGTTTCTTCAAACTATTCGATATTAACAAATATTTTGGAAAACTACTCAATTGCAGGGGGTAGGAGACAGGCATCTATCAAAATAGATTCTTTAAAAAATTCAAAAATCGTTTTTGTTAACGAAGATCTTAAAAACAGGTTTGAAATATGTCACAAAAATTTAAACGTCGTTAAAAATGCAAAAATAATTTCAAAATACCCTTTAAAATTTAATTATTCAAAAAATGATTTTGAATTCAACGAATCTGTTTTTGGAAGCCACTTTATCGAAAATTCAATTTTTGCAATAGAATTATGCTCTTATTTTATGGGCTTTGAGGAAATAAAAAACAGTTTAAAAAGTTTTGAGATTAAAAACCGGATGAATGTAGAAAAGAAAAACAATTACCAAATTGTTAAAAATATCAATCCTGGACTTGATTTAAAAGCAATAGATTACGCAATTTTTGATTTTTTAAACTTATTTGAAACCGGAACAATAATTGTTGGTGGGGATATTGGATGCACCTGTGAAGAAATAAATATTAAAAAGCTTGCAGACTTGATAAAAAAATATAATAAAAAAGGTGTTAAGTTCCTGCTTTCTGGAAGTGTCGGAAAGAATTTAAAAGAGATTATTAATTTAGAATTCGTAGATATTAACAATTATGCTGTTGAAGAAAATACGCTTGTGATATACCGTTCAAAATTGTGTTAA
- a CDS encoding ABC transporter permease, whose amino-acid sequence MIKVFESLLISFSFVLLSLILIFKEKLGIGKEIFIAEIMALIQLVVLGYVIGIVFNLGIYYASIMILFMVSVSAFMVKRNVTKEKNRKIVCAAFLSTITITIISLIILTVSKTVLFEVRYLIPLMGMVIGNSTNAMSIGLERFLNDLKSEKDVLWGYLALGATEKQAVNTFVKKAVRAALTPHLNSTKAVGLIFIPGAMVGMLLAGVDPLEAAKVQITIMWMIMASNIFSVTIACYLLYKEFIHQISS is encoded by the coding sequence ATGATAAAAGTGTTTGAATCTCTTTTAATTTCTTTTTCATTCGTTTTACTTTCCTTAATATTAATTTTTAAGGAAAAACTTGGGATTGGAAAAGAAATATTTATTGCAGAAATCATGGCACTAATCCAGCTTGTTGTTCTTGGTTACGTGATTGGAATAGTATTTAACCTTGGAATTTATTATGCCAGTATTATGATACTATTCATGGTGTCAGTTTCAGCATTTATGGTTAAAAGAAATGTAACCAAAGAAAAAAATAGAAAAATAGTATGTGCCGCATTTTTATCAACGATTACAATAACAATAATTTCTCTGATCATTTTAACAGTATCAAAAACGGTATTATTTGAAGTGCGCTATTTAATCCCTTTAATGGGCATGGTTATTGGTAATTCTACAAATGCAATGTCTATAGGTCTCGAAAGATTTTTAAATGATTTAAAATCTGAAAAAGACGTACTCTGGGGCTATCTTGCACTTGGGGCAACCGAAAAACAGGCGGTAAATACGTTTGTTAAAAAAGCAGTTCGAGCTGCATTAACGCCACATTTAAACTCCACAAAAGCAGTAGGGCTCATATTTATTCCAGGAGCAATGGTTGGAATGCTTCTTGCAGGCGTGGACCCTTTAGAAGCTGCAAAGGTCCAGATAACTATAATGTGGATGATAATGGCATCTAACATATTTTCTGTAACGATTGCATGCTACCTGCTCTACAAGGAATTTATTCACCAGATTTCTTCTTAA
- the cofF gene encoding coenzyme gamma-F420-2:alpha-L-glutamate ligase yields MITIACAEGGSTIYSLKKAIEDLGEKCNILLLSSDNLLVDTDFNIETDLIHSRCGIGDYLDRLTLFSWQVLKNLESEGHYFINPLETIYNSSDKFKTTKILSKNGLKTPKTALIRDYGDAKHFLDITNIDYPVILKNSFSKCGMKVQKANSDDELQELSKNSIWESKLIQEYVDFKKGDTYKDMRILVIDGEVVGGYRRVSNNFITNLYVGGQIEPLNVSSELEEIALKCSECMNGYIMGIDILPKDGEYYVVEVNTAPGTKGFRSLGIDVDKRIAECLIKYKKS; encoded by the coding sequence ATGATAACAATTGCTTGTGCAGAAGGGGGGTCGACAATATACTCCCTAAAAAAAGCTATTGAAGATTTGGGCGAAAAATGTAATATTTTGTTACTTTCTAGCGATAATTTGTTAGTTGATACTGATTTCAATATAGAAACCGATTTAATACACTCAAGATGCGGTATCGGGGATTATTTAGATAGGTTAACCCTTTTTTCATGGCAGGTTTTAAAAAATCTGGAATCTGAAGGCCATTATTTTATAAATCCTCTCGAAACAATCTATAATTCATCGGATAAATTTAAAACAACGAAAATTCTTAGTAAAAACGGGTTAAAAACGCCAAAAACTGCACTTATTCGAGATTATGGGGATGCAAAACATTTTTTAGATATTACAAATATAGATTACCCGGTTATATTGAAAAATTCATTTTCAAAATGCGGAATGAAGGTACAAAAAGCAAATTCTGACGATGAATTACAAGAACTTTCTAAAAATTCGATATGGGAAAGCAAATTAATTCAAGAATACGTTGATTTTAAAAAAGGGGACACATATAAAGATATGAGGATACTCGTAATCGATGGGGAAGTTGTTGGCGGGTATAGGCGAGTAAGTAATAACTTCATAACGAACCTATATGTTGGCGGTCAAATCGAGCCTTTAAATGTATCTTCGGAACTTGAAGAAATCGCTTTAAAGTGTTCTGAGTGCATGAATGGATATATTATGGGAATTGACATCTTACCAAAAGATGGAGAGTACTACGTTGTTGAGGTAAACACTGCACCCGGTACAAAAGGCTTTAGGTCCCTTGGAATTGATGTTGATAAAAGAATTGCAGAATGCCTTATAAAATACAAAAAAAGCTAA
- a CDS encoding site-2 protease family protein, translating to MELTSTAVLLFFLIFWTVLYIINHNKDKLGINLDLKTYMGIFGILRTQVGMNIIKKLGKYSIWQKLAYLSIPVCVVISIYTFYAFILSTVGLFDGTVEKEAAKPIIFLFGSTIPWIPGILAIIIGVTIHELSHGIVAASFGQKIKSSGLLLALGIPMGAFVELGDEFKDSKPKIRGAIAAAGPISNVLVFFLVLFAMPYFTGMNSKLTITDVLEDTPAYGIIFEGDVIYSINGKMVNSLNDFYDAVGDIQPEQSVELAVLRNNEVNSYYITTSEEGKMGIVSEPSKTVMYILQTFYWTSLLNMLLGFFNLLPAAPLDGYHIWMALPDAIRDFRKNNWFVSKIANLVGFVISERNLNSISIFVWLAILASMIYSFI from the coding sequence ATGGAACTTACTTCAACAGCAGTACTGTTGTTTTTTTTAATATTTTGGACAGTTCTGTACATTATAAATCACAATAAAGATAAATTAGGAATTAATCTGGATTTAAAAACTTACATGGGTATTTTTGGAATATTGAGGACACAAGTAGGAATGAATATAATAAAAAAACTTGGAAAATACAGTATATGGCAAAAACTTGCATATTTATCAATTCCAGTATGCGTCGTAATAAGCATTTACACGTTTTACGCATTTATTTTATCGACTGTTGGGCTTTTCGACGGAACTGTTGAAAAAGAAGCTGCCAAACCAATTATATTTTTGTTTGGAAGTACAATCCCATGGATTCCTGGAATTTTAGCAATAATTATTGGAGTTACTATTCACGAACTTTCACACGGGATTGTTGCAGCATCTTTTGGGCAAAAAATAAAGAGTTCCGGGCTTTTACTGGCTTTGGGAATTCCCATGGGTGCATTTGTAGAACTTGGGGATGAATTCAAAGATTCAAAACCTAAAATTAGGGGTGCAATTGCGGCAGCAGGCCCTATCTCAAACGTACTCGTATTTTTCTTAGTACTTTTTGCAATGCCTTATTTTACGGGGATGAATTCAAAATTAACGATAACGGATGTTTTGGAAGATACTCCTGCTTACGGAATAATTTTTGAGGGCGACGTAATCTATTCGATAAACGGAAAAATGGTTAATTCTTTAAATGACTTTTACGATGCAGTGGGCGATATACAACCTGAACAATCAGTCGAACTTGCTGTTTTAAGAAATAACGAAGTAAATTCATATTACATAACGACATCAGAAGAAGGAAAAATGGGCATTGTTTCAGAACCTTCAAAAACGGTAATGTATATTTTACAAACATTCTACTGGACTTCACTACTAAACATGCTTTTAGGATTTTTCAATTTACTTCCTGCAGCCCCACTTGATGGATACCACATCTGGATGGCTCTGCCTGATGCAATAAGGGACTTTAGAAAGAATAACTGGTTTGTTTCAAAAATTGCAAATCTTGTTGGATTTGTAATTAGTGAAAGGAATTTAAACTCGATAAGTATATTTGTATGGTTGGCAATACTAGCTTCAATGATTTATTCATTTATTTAA
- a CDS encoding PadR family transcriptional regulator has product MKHGKKVKELIKILILKFLEKENLHGYLLISNIKEITGISVSPSMVYPILSNLKTAGLIEVEKTEDRGKKIYKLTNEGHSFLDRNQSKIEYCMKKSEALYYFHNFGGIELKKALHLAFEEFIDMDDEKRKKIGEIMQKCAKDIRYQIEYGDE; this is encoded by the coding sequence ATGAAGCATGGTAAAAAAGTAAAAGAACTCATAAAAATACTGATATTAAAATTTCTTGAAAAGGAAAACCTCCATGGATACCTTTTGATTTCAAATATTAAGGAAATTACAGGAATTTCCGTTAGTCCGAGCATGGTTTATCCAATATTGTCCAATTTAAAAACTGCAGGGCTTATTGAAGTTGAGAAAACGGAAGATAGGGGTAAAAAAATTTACAAATTAACCAATGAAGGTCACTCGTTTTTAGACAGAAACCAGTCTAAAATAGAGTACTGCATGAAAAAATCTGAAGCACTTTATTATTTCCATAACTTCGGCGGAATTGAGCTTAAAAAAGCACTGCATTTAGCGTTTGAAGAATTTATCGATATGGATGATGAAAAAAGAAAGAAAATTGGGGAAATAATGCAAAAATGTGCAAAAGATATTCGTTACCAGATCGAATATGGAGATGAGTAA
- a CDS encoding ATP-binding cassette domain-containing protein, with product MHAIEVKNLVKKFDTNVAVNNVSFNVDKGEIFAFLGPNGAGKSTTINILTTLLKSTSGSAVISGFDASKDPKKVRKTIGIVFQDSTLDNQLTAYENLYIHGKIYGYKGEALKNRIEELLEFVELLDFKDKIVKNFSGGMVRRLEIARSLIHEPEVLFLDEPTIGLDPQTRSHIWEYIKKMQTKNNMTIFLTTHYMEEAELLADKVAIIDNGKIIAEGIVNELKKIVGNDCISVKFEEIPKNVPFENCELKENGKVIYYTENADLKIPKIFEFAHENGLKIQEISYKKPNLNDVFIKLTGREIRSEKDKNQKSILPLGKRRRF from the coding sequence ATGCATGCAATTGAAGTAAAAAATCTGGTAAAAAAATTTGATACAAATGTGGCGGTAAATAACGTCTCATTTAATGTGGATAAAGGAGAAATTTTTGCATTTTTGGGGCCAAATGGGGCAGGAAAAAGTACCACAATAAATATACTTACAACACTTCTTAAATCAACGTCAGGTAGTGCAGTAATTTCGGGTTTTGATGCATCTAAAGACCCTAAAAAAGTTAGAAAAACTATAGGAATTGTTTTTCAAGATTCTACTCTTGATAACCAGTTAACTGCTTATGAAAATCTCTACATCCACGGAAAAATATATGGATACAAAGGAGAAGCCCTGAAAAACCGGATTGAAGAGTTACTCGAATTTGTAGAATTGCTGGATTTTAAAGATAAAATTGTAAAAAATTTCAGCGGCGGAATGGTTAGAAGACTTGAAATTGCAAGATCATTAATTCACGAACCCGAAGTTCTATTTTTAGATGAACCAACAATCGGACTTGACCCCCAAACAAGATCTCACATCTGGGAATACATTAAAAAGATGCAAACAAAAAATAACATGACGATATTTTTAACTACCCACTACATGGAAGAAGCAGAACTTTTGGCTGATAAAGTTGCAATAATTGATAACGGGAAAATCATTGCTGAAGGAATCGTAAACGAACTTAAAAAAATCGTTGGAAATGACTGCATCTCGGTAAAATTCGAAGAAATTCCAAAAAATGTGCCTTTTGAGAATTGCGAACTTAAAGAAAACGGAAAAGTAATTTATTATACCGAAAATGCTGATTTAAAAATTCCAAAAATATTTGAATTTGCACATGAAAACGGCTTAAAAATTCAGGAAATAAGTTATAAAAAGCCGAATTTAAACGATGTCTTTATAAAATTAACAGGACGGGAAATAAGATCTGAAAAAGATAAAAATCAAAAATCCATACTTCCCCTGGGAAAAAGGAGGAGATTTTAA
- a CDS encoding MATE family efflux transporter, translated as MKTTKGVQNLLGDPKKAIVKISLPMVIAMSFQSLYNIIDAIWVAGLGSDALAAIGLFFPFMFALIAISNGVGIGGSSAISRRIGQKNKDAADNIAVHSIVLGIILGILLTGVIPFLGTIFSLIGASGNTVTMAVEYSTILFGGAVALLFTNIANAILRGEGDTKRAMYAIILGSVLNIVLDPIFIYVLNMGVAGAAWATLLSLVITGILFVYWLFIKKDTFLKISFEKFKLDINIIKEIFSIGLPASISHLTMAFSMFLLTAIVAKAGGNDGIAVFSTGWRIVSMGTIPLVGLATGVTVVTGAAYGSANPEKLEISYKYALKMGILVETIIAALILIFENQITYLFTYSENSVHILEGLLVFLKYMFLFYPTLPLGMLTAAMFQGVSKGNNSLFISLLRTIILQIPMAYTFGIIFNQGLTGVWFGMILGHVIAVSIAYLLGIYTIRQFKATLTPETVKFK; from the coding sequence ATGAAAACTACAAAAGGAGTTCAAAATCTACTCGGAGACCCTAAAAAAGCCATTGTAAAAATCTCGCTACCCATGGTTATTGCAATGTCGTTTCAATCATTATATAACATAATTGATGCGATATGGGTTGCAGGACTCGGCTCAGACGCCCTTGCTGCAATTGGACTATTCTTTCCATTCATGTTTGCACTGATAGCAATTTCAAACGGTGTAGGTATTGGAGGAAGTTCCGCAATTTCTAGAAGAATTGGACAAAAAAATAAGGATGCAGCAGATAATATTGCGGTTCACTCAATTGTACTTGGAATAATTCTTGGAATTTTATTAACCGGAGTTATTCCATTTTTAGGAACCATTTTCTCACTTATCGGGGCATCCGGAAATACCGTTACTATGGCAGTTGAATACTCCACAATTTTATTCGGCGGTGCTGTTGCCCTGCTCTTCACAAATATTGCAAATGCAATTTTAAGGGGGGAAGGGGACACGAAAAGAGCGATGTATGCGATAATTCTTGGTTCAGTTTTGAATATCGTGCTCGATCCGATTTTTATATATGTATTAAATATGGGTGTAGCAGGTGCTGCTTGGGCAACCCTACTTTCACTAGTGATTACGGGCATTTTATTCGTTTACTGGCTTTTTATTAAAAAAGATACGTTTCTTAAAATTTCGTTTGAAAAATTCAAGCTGGATATTAACATCATAAAAGAAATATTCTCGATAGGACTTCCTGCTTCTATTTCACACCTCACTATGGCATTTTCAATGTTTTTATTGACTGCAATTGTTGCAAAAGCCGGTGGAAACGATGGAATTGCAGTATTTTCAACAGGCTGGAGAATTGTATCTATGGGAACAATCCCCCTCGTAGGGCTTGCAACAGGGGTTACAGTAGTAACTGGAGCAGCATATGGGTCCGCAAACCCTGAAAAATTAGAAATTTCTTATAAATACGCTTTAAAAATGGGAATTCTTGTTGAAACAATAATTGCAGCGCTAATATTGATATTTGAAAATCAGATTACTTATCTATTTACATATTCTGAAAATTCCGTGCATATTTTGGAGGGTTTACTGGTATTTTTAAAGTATATGTTCTTATTCTACCCGACACTTCCACTTGGAATGCTTACTGCGGCCATGTTTCAGGGCGTTTCAAAAGGAAACAATTCATTATTTATCTCCTTACTAAGAACGATAATCCTCCAGATACCGATGGCGTATACATTTGGAATAATATTTAATCAGGGATTAACGGGTGTCTGGTTTGGAATGATTTTAGGACACGTTATCGCAGTTTCTATTGCATATCTACTTGGAATATACACAATCAGACAGTTTAAAGCTACATTAACTCCAGAAACTGTAAAATTTAAGTAA
- a CDS encoding ABC transporter permease, which produces MDAFSAMFYRQLRRFTRAKSRVLGSLLNPLVWLVFFGIGWSRAFDFPAAREIFGGVDYLTYLIPGVVSMTVFSGSFISGVTVIWDKQFGFLKETLVAPTSRSEAILGRIMGDSITALIQGVLIMVLSLFLVSLNPFGMIPVIFTSFILAVAFASVGISLGLKINSQEGFHLIFGLLMQPLIFLSGAFYPIDAMPTWMKILAYLNPLTYAVDSARYFLAGFSRFPIILDVSILIVLSVFLVVLAMYTFEKAVIE; this is translated from the coding sequence ATGGATGCGTTTTCAGCAATGTTTTATCGGCAACTTAGAAGATTTACACGTGCAAAATCCAGAGTACTTGGTTCATTACTAAATCCGCTCGTCTGGCTAGTTTTCTTTGGAATAGGCTGGAGCAGGGCATTTGATTTTCCAGCCGCAAGAGAAATATTTGGGGGAGTTGACTACCTGACATATTTAATTCCAGGAGTCGTTTCAATGACAGTATTTAGCGGAAGCTTCATCAGCGGTGTTACTGTTATTTGGGATAAACAGTTTGGATTTTTAAAAGAAACCCTTGTTGCTCCAACGTCAAGAAGCGAAGCAATTTTAGGCAGAATTATGGGGGACTCCATAACTGCACTCATTCAGGGCGTTTTGATAATGGTACTGAGCCTTTTTTTAGTATCTTTAAACCCTTTCGGAATGATTCCAGTAATTTTTACAAGTTTCATTCTTGCGGTAGCATTTGCAAGTGTTGGAATATCGTTAGGATTAAAAATAAACAGCCAGGAAGGTTTTCACTTAATATTTGGACTTTTAATGCAGCCATTAATATTTTTAAGCGGTGCATTTTACCCAATAGATGCAATGCCAACTTGGATGAAAATTCTGGCATATCTAAATCCCCTAACATATGCAGTTGATTCTGCAAGATATTTTTTAGCAGGCTTTTCAAGATTTCCAATAATTCTCGATGTTTCAATTTTAATTGTTTTGAGCGTTTTTCTCGTAGTTTTAGCCATGTACACGTTTGAAAAGGCGGTTATTGAATAA
- the cfbA gene encoding sirohydrochlorin nickelochelatase: MEALVLVGHGSRLPHSKNVVMEVAEKIKARNIYDIVEVGMMEFNEPTIPQTIKKVIDAGAKKVIVTPVFLAPGNHTERDIPKILGIYEGDDEGGHDHHHEHHHHHHHHHDTETVEIPEGVELVYRKPMGADDRIIDIVLDRANGL; this comes from the coding sequence ATGGAAGCATTGGTTTTGGTAGGCCACGGTAGCAGACTCCCTCACTCAAAAAACGTTGTTATGGAAGTTGCTGAAAAAATAAAAGCAAGAAATATTTACGACATTGTAGAAGTTGGTATGATGGAATTCAACGAACCTACAATTCCCCAAACGATAAAAAAAGTAATTGATGCAGGTGCTAAAAAAGTAATTGTAACACCAGTATTTTTAGCTCCAGGAAACCACACTGAAAGAGATATTCCAAAAATACTTGGAATTTATGAAGGAGACGATGAAGGAGGACATGACCACCATCACGAACACCATCACCACCATCACCACCATCACGACACAGAAACTGTCGAAATTCCAGAAGGTGTTGAATTAGTGTACAGAAAACCAATGGGTGCAGATGATAGAATTATAGACATAGTCCTCGATAGAGCTAACGGACTTTAA
- a CDS encoding TRC40/GET3/ArsA family transport-energizing ATPase has product MVLSKIKESLKGITTKKLEKENGTKYIMFGGKGGVGKTTMSAATGIYCAEQGLKTVVVSTDPAHSLKDSFEQSFGHEPTKVNGMENLYVVEIDPEVAMSEYKEKLKSQMDENPMMGGMLEDQLEMASLSPGTDESAAFDVFLKYMDSDEFDVVVFDTAPTGHTLRFLGLPEIMDKYMTKMIKFKKQMSGFMNMMKKVMPFGGKGEEVDYDKALEEMETMKAKVTKARGILANPERTAFRIVVIPEEMSILESERAMEALNKFKIPVDSVVVNQIIPEDVECDFCRARRSLQEKRLELVKEKFGDKVIANLELLRTEAKGLDVLKDIAHKLYGEAKSEEEKEVIVA; this is encoded by the coding sequence TTGGTATTATCTAAAATAAAGGAATCATTGAAAGGAATTACTACTAAAAAACTCGAAAAAGAAAACGGAACCAAGTACATCATGTTTGGTGGAAAAGGGGGAGTTGGAAAAACTACAATGAGTGCCGCAACAGGTATTTACTGTGCAGAACAAGGCCTGAAAACAGTTGTAGTTTCAACCGACCCTGCTCACTCATTAAAAGACAGCTTTGAACAGTCATTTGGTCACGAACCAACAAAAGTAAACGGCATGGAAAACCTCTATGTTGTAGAAATCGACCCTGAAGTTGCAATGTCAGAATACAAAGAAAAATTAAAATCACAAATGGACGAAAACCCAATGATGGGCGGAATGCTTGAAGACCAGCTTGAAATGGCTTCATTATCTCCAGGAACTGATGAAAGCGCAGCATTCGATGTATTTTTAAAATACATGGACAGCGACGAATTCGATGTAGTTGTATTTGATACCGCACCAACAGGCCACACTTTAAGATTCTTAGGTCTTCCGGAAATTATGGACAAATACATGACTAAAATGATCAAGTTCAAAAAACAGATGAGCGGTTTTATGAACATGATGAAAAAAGTCATGCCATTTGGCGGTAAAGGCGAAGAAGTAGATTACGACAAAGCTTTAGAAGAAATGGAAACAATGAAAGCTAAAGTTACAAAAGCAAGAGGAATCTTGGCAAACCCTGAAAGAACAGCATTCAGAATTGTTGTAATTCCTGAAGAAATGAGTATTTTAGAAAGTGAAAGAGCAATGGAAGCTTTAAACAAGTTTAAAATACCTGTAGATTCAGTTGTTGTAAACCAGATTATTCCTGAAGATGTAGAATGTGACTTCTGTAGAGCAAGAAGAAGCTTACAGGAAAAAAGACTTGAACTTGTAAAAGAAAAATTCGGCGACAAAGTTATTGCAAATCTTGAATTATTAAGAACCGAGGCAAAAGGACTCGATGTTTTAAAAGATATTGCACACAAACTCTACGGAGAAGCTAAATCCGAAGAAGAAAAAGAAGTAATTGTAGCTTAA
- a CDS encoding DUF116 domain-containing protein: protein MNFTDIGIFDYLGMILLILIVLAAILFVTAIGLGYYLINKNKILFPKLSLYITNNFYSILLRIFLIIGTEDTFYKVASDFYNKYYCEDFKKAKNKVLILPHCLRDLKCPGKLGPDGVECVFCGKCPIGRVIKVAEENGYKTYVVPGSTFLKRVLKDKKPDGVFAVACHNDMFHGMTFLSRKNVPVQGQLLMKDGCISTLVDVEELISRLKNEPC from the coding sequence ATGAATTTTACTGATATAGGAATTTTTGATTATTTAGGCATGATTTTGTTAATACTAATTGTTTTAGCAGCGATATTGTTTGTAACTGCAATTGGTCTTGGTTATTACCTTATAAATAAAAATAAAATCTTGTTTCCTAAACTATCATTGTATATTACAAATAACTTCTACTCCATTCTATTAAGAATTTTTCTGATAATTGGAACCGAAGATACATTTTATAAAGTTGCAAGTGATTTTTATAACAAGTACTATTGCGAAGACTTTAAAAAAGCCAAAAATAAGGTTTTAATCCTTCCACACTGTTTAAGGGATCTAAAATGTCCCGGAAAGCTGGGTCCCGATGGCGTAGAATGCGTATTTTGTGGAAAATGCCCGATTGGAAGGGTAATAAAAGTTGCTGAAGAAAACGGGTATAAAACTTACGTAGTTCCCGGTTCAACATTTTTAAAACGGGTATTAAAAGATAAAAAACCGGACGGCGTTTTTGCAGTAGCGTGCCATAACGACATGTTTCACGGAATGACGTTTCTTTCTCGAAAAAATGTACCTGTTCAAGGACAGCTTTTAATGAAAGATGGATGTATTTCAACACTTGTGGATGTCGAAGAATTAATTAGCCGACTTAAAAATGAACCCTGTTAA
- the comB gene encoding 2-phosphosulfolactate phosphatase yields MKISISFDFFGSSELQKTVDFSDYCVIVIDVLRASATICTLLDLCDKIYITGSIEKAANIENSIKIGERNAKKIEGFDFGNSPVELTVNRKLIKEHFENGGNIVLTTTNGTRVLENIVSDHILIGSITNAQNVAKKAYKLAKENNKGIMLVPVHRKGNFAIEDFIGAGIIADYIFKEYDEEIPDEKFEELIPARALTKSDWLRKIFESNSGKNLKELGYFEDLIFCTSKNTQKSVGIFDKKSGSISSF; encoded by the coding sequence ATGAAAATTTCAATTTCTTTTGATTTTTTTGGTAGTAGTGAACTCCAGAAAACAGTCGATTTTAGCGATTACTGTGTTATTGTAATCGATGTTTTAAGAGCTTCTGCAACCATTTGTACACTACTTGACTTGTGCGATAAGATATATATAACAGGTAGTATCGAAAAAGCAGCGAATATAGAAAATTCTATAAAAATAGGTGAAAGAAACGCCAAAAAAATTGAAGGATTTGATTTTGGAAATTCCCCTGTTGAATTAACTGTAAACAGGAAATTAATAAAAGAACATTTCGAAAATGGGGGAAATATTGTTTTAACCACAACAAATGGAACAAGAGTTCTTGAAAATATCGTTTCAGATCATATTTTAATCGGTTCAATTACAAACGCACAAAATGTTGCAAAAAAAGCATACAAACTCGCAAAAGAAAATAATAAAGGAATAATGCTCGTTCCAGTCCACCGGAAAGGAAATTTTGCAATTGAAGACTTTATTGGGGCAGGAATTATTGCTGATTATATTTTCAAAGAATACGATGAAGAAATTCCTGATGAAAAATTTGAAGAACTGATTCCTGCAAGAGCTTTGACTAAATCTGACTGGTTAAGAAAGATATTTGAATCAAACTCTGGAAAAAATTTAAAAGAATTGGGTTACTTTGAAGATTTGATATTCTGTACGTCAAAAAACACTCAAAAATCCGTTGGAATTTTCGATAAAAAATCTGGAAGCATTTCTTCATTTTAA